In Argonema galeatum A003/A1, one DNA window encodes the following:
- a CDS encoding alkaline phosphatase D family protein has product MLDSSTLFDEKFYLARNQDVAQAVAGGLFGNGYDHFLKFGQNERRNPTALFDTAYYLATNLDVEAVVGRGEITAIDHFIRFGQIEGRNPTVLFDTAYYLAQNSDVAGAVGSGGLTGIEHFAKFGEFEGRNPSTLFNSSYYLARNTDVAAAVQRDELTGIEHYIQFGAAEGRQFTPLIDLRGSTLPNGIAAGDTTQTSTVLWTRSTVPGTVTFEYSTDSNFGNILGTLSNVTTDPTVPIKVQVTNLTPGTQYFYRVRDAAGTTLAGQFRTPAGLGTRAGLRFGVAGDWQGQLAPFPAIANAPGRNLDFFARIGDSAYVDDLSPDLPGVRQPKTAIEFNTKQNEVYAQRYGINSWANVQATTTTYATWDDHELTNDFAGGAAPAVSPQKEGIFGTGEGFVNDTPVFDRALQAFQAYNPVRNDFYSETGDLRTANEQKLYRFNTFGSDAAMFMLDLRSFRDTPIRSIPETSDQATVNKFLSDVFQPNRTLLGGVQLQELKKDLLATQNAGVTWKFIMSTDPIQNFGIPVAGDRWEGYAAERTDLLRFIKQNNIKNVVFVSGDFHGFVTNNVTYQEGFGQPQIPTDVIDVMTNPVAIQLNIGQGPFAAPFGPATVAFTPNAVLPQSEKDRYNALTDVSQKDAFVKQVIDNRIIPLGYDPIGLDNNLAIANGQIDANLLSGSYVAAHYYGWNEFEIDRQTQQLRVITYGIEPYSQPQLDANPSAIVSRSPTVINEFLVNPKV; this is encoded by the coding sequence ATGTTAGACAGCAGCACCCTATTTGACGAAAAATTTTATCTAGCTCGAAACCAAGATGTCGCACAGGCGGTTGCTGGTGGCCTCTTCGGGAATGGCTACGATCACTTCCTTAAGTTCGGCCAAAATGAACGCCGCAATCCCACTGCTTTGTTTGATACCGCCTATTATCTCGCCACCAACCTGGATGTTGAGGCGGTAGTAGGAAGAGGGGAAATTACAGCGATTGACCACTTCATCCGCTTCGGTCAAATCGAAGGTCGCAACCCCACTGTATTATTCGATACCGCTTATTATCTAGCTCAAAATTCGGATGTGGCAGGAGCGGTTGGTTCGGGCGGACTGACGGGAATAGAACACTTCGCTAAGTTTGGTGAATTTGAGGGGCGTAACCCTAGTACCCTATTTAACTCCAGCTATTATTTAGCCCGAAATACAGATGTTGCTGCTGCCGTTCAAAGAGACGAACTGACGGGTATAGAACACTATATCCAGTTTGGTGCGGCAGAAGGACGCCAATTTACTCCTTTGATCGACCTGCGTGGATCGACATTGCCTAATGGCATAGCTGCTGGGGATACAACACAGACATCAACTGTGTTGTGGACACGCAGCACCGTTCCCGGTACGGTGACTTTTGAGTACTCGACTGACTCGAATTTTGGCAATATTCTGGGAACTTTAAGCAATGTCACCACTGACCCCACTGTACCCATCAAGGTACAGGTAACGAATTTAACTCCTGGAACCCAATACTTTTATCGGGTGAGGGACGCTGCAGGCACAACTTTGGCGGGACAGTTTCGGACACCAGCTGGGTTGGGAACTCGTGCTGGTTTGCGGTTTGGGGTGGCTGGTGACTGGCAGGGTCAACTTGCTCCGTTTCCGGCGATCGCAAATGCACCCGGACGCAACCTCGATTTTTTCGCTCGCATAGGTGACAGCGCCTATGTAGACGACTTATCTCCAGATTTACCGGGAGTCAGACAACCGAAAACTGCGATCGAGTTTAACACCAAGCAAAATGAAGTTTACGCCCAGCGTTATGGCATCAATTCCTGGGCTAACGTCCAGGCTACCACTACCACCTATGCCACCTGGGATGACCACGAATTGACAAATGACTTCGCCGGAGGTGCAGCACCAGCAGTTTCTCCTCAAAAGGAGGGAATTTTTGGGACTGGGGAAGGCTTTGTCAATGACACGCCTGTGTTCGATCGCGCTTTGCAAGCTTTTCAGGCATACAACCCTGTACGGAATGATTTCTACAGCGAAACTGGCGACCTCCGCACGGCTAATGAGCAAAAGCTTTATCGCTTTAATACCTTCGGCAGCGATGCGGCCATGTTTATGCTAGATTTGCGCTCTTTCCGAGATACTCCCATCAGGAGTATCCCAGAAACTTCAGACCAAGCTACTGTTAATAAGTTTCTGAGCGATGTCTTTCAACCTAACCGCACTCTACTGGGAGGAGTGCAACTTCAGGAGTTGAAGAAGGATTTATTGGCAACCCAAAATGCTGGTGTCACTTGGAAATTTATCATGTCAACAGATCCGATTCAGAATTTTGGGATTCCAGTTGCGGGCGATCGCTGGGAAGGTTATGCTGCTGAGCGGACGGATCTGCTCCGTTTCATTAAACAAAACAACATCAAAAATGTTGTCTTTGTCAGTGGAGATTTTCATGGCTTTGTTACCAATAACGTTACCTATCAAGAGGGATTCGGCCAGCCCCAAATCCCTACAGATGTTATTGATGTGATGACAAATCCTGTGGCTATTCAGTTAAATATTGGGCAAGGGCCATTTGCAGCCCCGTTTGGGCCAGCAACAGTCGCATTCACACCGAATGCTGTTCTTCCGCAATCAGAAAAAGATCGGTATAACGCGCTGACCGATGTTTCGCAAAAAGACGCTTTTGTCAAGCAGGTTATAGATAATCGGATTATCCCCTTGGGATATGACCCTATTGGGTTAGATAACAATTTAGCTATAGCTAATGGGCAAATTGATGCTAATCTGCTTAGCGGCAGTTATGTGGCAGCTCACTACTATGGCTGGAATGAATTTGAGATCGATCGGCAGACGCAACAGCTGCGCGTGATCACCTACGGTATCGAACCTTACAGCCAGCCCCAACTGGACGCTAATCCGAGTGCGATCGTCAGTCGATCGCCTACAGTCATAAACGAATTTCTTGTCAATCCCAAGGTCTGA
- a CDS encoding SGNH/GDSL hydrolase family protein: MLTDRELFNESFYRATNPDVVAAISTGQFSTGFDHFMRFGEFERRNPSAFFDSSYYLQQNQDIAAEVTAGRTTAFEHFILRGQLEGRNPNPLFDTSFYLTNNSDVAAATGDQLTGVEHFVKFGAKELRNPSRFFNASFYFNRNPDVAQAGQRDEITGVEHYIEFGQFEGRIPRRLFSQMFVFGDSISDDGNLFVFTGGAVPPSPPYFNGRFSNGPVWVEDLAPTLGLAIDPNTNFAFGGALSGTQNTGNIQTGLFLPGLQQEIDSFVAANQAGADSNGLYVVYAGANDYLGGGSTDFATTVNNLASAIAKLAAVGARNFMVPNLPNLGSSPGVAARGPEAQQGLALLTNAHNSTLAATVENLEQNPNINIIPVDVSSLFSNAIANPANFGFTNVTNNLVPGAGTDPSVRNFSLPPGTNPNQYLFWDAIHPTARAHEFIAQTALKATTAIPELVEIFGSFGSNMLL, translated from the coding sequence ATGTTGACCGATCGCGAGCTATTTAACGAGAGTTTTTATCGCGCCACAAATCCAGATGTGGTAGCAGCCATATCAACAGGACAGTTTTCCACTGGGTTTGACCACTTTATGAGGTTTGGTGAATTTGAGAGGCGAAACCCCAGCGCTTTTTTCGATAGCAGCTATTATCTGCAACAAAACCAGGATATTGCAGCAGAAGTGACAGCAGGTAGAACAACCGCATTTGAACATTTTATCTTGCGCGGTCAATTAGAAGGTCGCAATCCCAATCCCCTCTTCGACACGAGTTTTTATCTTACCAATAACTCGGATGTTGCTGCTGCCACAGGAGATCAGCTTACGGGTGTAGAACACTTCGTCAAATTTGGTGCCAAAGAGCTGCGTAATCCCAGTCGCTTCTTCAATGCTAGCTTTTATTTCAACCGAAACCCAGATGTTGCCCAAGCAGGACAAAGAGACGAAATTACTGGGGTAGAACACTACATCGAGTTTGGTCAGTTTGAGGGTCGCATTCCCCGTCGCCTGTTCAGTCAGATGTTCGTCTTTGGCGATAGTATCTCAGACGATGGTAACCTGTTTGTCTTCACAGGCGGCGCTGTTCCGCCAAGTCCACCCTACTTCAACGGACGTTTTAGCAACGGCCCAGTTTGGGTGGAAGATCTCGCGCCTACACTGGGGTTAGCGATCGATCCTAACACCAACTTTGCCTTTGGCGGTGCCTTATCGGGAACTCAGAATACCGGCAACATTCAGACTGGGCTCTTTTTACCGGGATTGCAGCAGGAAATCGATAGTTTTGTCGCCGCTAATCAGGCGGGTGCAGATTCCAATGGACTTTATGTGGTATATGCCGGTGCGAATGATTACCTTGGCGGCGGATCGACAGATTTTGCGACGACGGTTAATAATCTGGCTAGTGCGATCGCAAAACTCGCCGCAGTTGGGGCGAGAAACTTTATGGTACCCAACCTGCCAAATTTGGGATCGAGTCCGGGAGTAGCTGCTAGAGGGCCCGAAGCTCAGCAAGGACTGGCGCTGTTGACCAACGCACATAATAGCACTTTGGCTGCGACCGTGGAAAATTTAGAACAAAATCCGAACATTAACATTATTCCTGTTGATGTTAGTAGTTTGTTTAGTAATGCGATCGCCAATCCCGCCAATTTCGGATTCACAAATGTCACCAATAATCTCGTACCTGGAGCCGGAACTGACCCTAGCGTGAGAAATTTTTCCTTACCGCCAGGAACTAACCCGAACCAGTATTTATTTTGGGATGCGATACATCCTACTGCCCGTGCCCACGAGTTCATTGCACAAACTGCTCTGAAAGCAACTACGGCGATTCCAGAACTGGTAGAAATTTTCGGTTCTTTCGGATCGAATATGCTGTTGTAG
- the larC gene encoding nickel pincer cofactor biosynthesis protein LarC, with product MNKLAYLECPAGIAGDMCLGALVDAGVPLDYTIEKLNLLGISHEYQLRAELVHRNGQQATKVHVDLTDDHHHHHQGNGHSHHGRHLPEIEALILTAKLPVRAQAASLAVFRKLAEAEGAVHGIAPEKVHFHEVGATDALVDIVGTCLGLDWLGIDQLYCSAMPTGGGTVRAAHGLLPVPTPAVLKLWESRQVPVYSNGIEKELCTPTGTAIAVTLATSFGPPPQMSIQRIGLGAGSRNLPIPNILRLWIGETLVEQAQQEKGGQDAHPTIQETISVLETQIDDLSPQAIAYTFDALFEAGALDVFTQPIVMKKSRQGVLLTVICHPENEQTCETVLFRETTTLGIRRSTQIRAILQREIQRVMTPYGEVRVKVSGSGGVITNVQPEYEDCAAFAKENNVSWREVHRLALQAWYSH from the coding sequence ATGAACAAGCTAGCTTACCTTGAATGTCCCGCTGGAATTGCGGGTGATATGTGTCTGGGAGCGCTGGTGGATGCCGGTGTTCCCCTGGACTACACGATCGAAAAGCTCAACCTTTTAGGCATTTCCCACGAGTACCAGTTACGCGCAGAACTCGTTCACCGCAACGGTCAGCAAGCAACTAAAGTCCATGTGGATTTAACAGATGACCATCATCATCACCACCAAGGTAACGGTCATTCTCACCACGGACGCCATCTGCCAGAAATTGAGGCTTTGATTTTGACGGCTAAGTTGCCCGTGCGGGCGCAAGCCGCAAGTTTGGCGGTTTTTCGCAAATTGGCAGAAGCAGAAGGTGCCGTTCACGGTATAGCGCCGGAGAAAGTGCATTTCCACGAAGTTGGGGCGACTGATGCTCTAGTGGATATTGTCGGTACTTGTTTGGGATTGGATTGGCTGGGGATTGACCAACTCTATTGTTCGGCTATGCCGACTGGGGGCGGTACGGTGCGGGCAGCGCACGGACTGTTGCCGGTGCCAACGCCTGCCGTGCTGAAATTGTGGGAGTCTCGCCAGGTGCCGGTTTACAGCAACGGGATTGAGAAGGAATTGTGTACGCCCACAGGTACTGCGATCGCAGTCACTCTCGCCACTAGCTTTGGCCCCCCACCCCAGATGAGTATCCAGCGCATCGGACTGGGCGCAGGTTCCCGGAACTTACCTATTCCCAATATCTTGCGACTTTGGATTGGCGAAACTCTTGTGGAGCAGGCGCAACAGGAAAAAGGCGGGCAAGATGCCCACCCCACAATACAAGAAACGATTTCGGTGTTGGAAACGCAGATTGACGATTTGAGTCCGCAGGCGATCGCATACACATTTGATGCTTTATTTGAAGCTGGTGCCCTAGATGTTTTTACCCAGCCGATTGTGATGAAAAAATCGCGCCAAGGTGTGTTGTTAACAGTTATCTGTCATCCAGAAAATGAACAAACTTGTGAAACAGTTTTATTCCGAGAAACAACAACATTGGGTATCCGCCGTTCTACCCAAATCAGAGCTATTTTGCAGAGGGAAATTCAGCGGGTGATGACGCCTTACGGTGAAGTGCGCGTAAAAGTATCTGGTAGCGGTGGTGTCATTACAAACGTGCAACCAGAATACGAAGATTGTGCCGCATTCGCCAAGGAAAATAATGTTAGTTGGCGAGAAGTACATCGACTAGCGTTGCAAGCGTGGTATAGTCATTAG
- a CDS encoding L-threonylcarbamoyladenylate synthase — protein MATIYTIHPETPQSRSIEQIKDALKDGAVMLYPTDTVYAIGCDLYVKSAVERVRRIKQLSNDKPLTFLCSSLSNVSTYAWVNDSAYRIMKSLIPGPYTFILPTTKLVPQLVMSPKRKTTGIRVPDHRVCLALLNALGNPIISTSAHVLDDEEYAPMPGVEKNGFFSRVELFDHLEKLVDVIVDNSQEPGYEGSTILDLTGEEPIVVRQGLGWGEVAAWVV, from the coding sequence ATGGCTACGATTTACACAATTCATCCAGAAACGCCCCAAAGCCGCAGTATAGAGCAAATTAAGGATGCCCTCAAGGATGGGGCAGTGATGCTGTATCCTACGGATACCGTCTATGCGATCGGCTGTGACCTTTATGTCAAGTCGGCGGTGGAACGGGTGAGGCGGATTAAGCAGCTATCCAACGACAAGCCGCTGACGTTCCTTTGTTCTTCTCTATCTAATGTTTCGACTTATGCTTGGGTGAACGACTCCGCCTACCGAATTATGAAGAGTTTGATTCCAGGGCCATACACTTTTATACTCCCGACAACTAAGTTAGTGCCTCAGCTAGTAATGAGTCCCAAGCGCAAAACTACTGGGATTCGGGTTCCGGATCATCGGGTATGCTTAGCTTTGTTAAATGCACTGGGCAATCCAATTATTTCTACTTCGGCTCACGTCCTGGACGACGAAGAGTATGCGCCGATGCCTGGGGTGGAAAAAAATGGCTTCTTCTCGCGGGTGGAACTGTTTGACCATTTGGAAAAACTCGTGGATGTGATAGTGGACAACAGTCAGGAACCGGGATATGAAGGTTCGACAATTCTGGATCTGACCGGAGAAGAACCGATTGTAGTGCGGCAGGGATTGGGATGGGGGGAAGTTGCTGCTTGGGTTGTCTGA
- a CDS encoding HetZ-related protein gives MKTRYTNSSTPTLEALPECTDMNVRPSQQESEMDRETLAQEIVKQLQAQIQSEGGVKISKASVGTVADRIAKEVERICRQSSRIQKSGQIRSWQLNLARHRLQKCLTYYNLGSKQGRVELHSTLGAIVYRYITPMRQQLSFQARYHLIEDFLQGFFMESLKAFRRETELPEDYTPRTSLEVAEYLSFTEQYARRRINLGKSATQQLIVLRAQAFSRRQPAETTMDMELAAESPKSEDAQTQRRDPAMQQVRASMVSQTTDPALAVLRDRLISELIQYLESQGQSDCIDYLTLKLQDLSAMEIDDVLGLSSRQRDYLQQRFKYHVEKFSRIHQWQLVHEWLGADLDRKLGMNSQQWSAFWQKLTPQQQQLLQLKRDGASLSAIATALKWTPKQVEKRWSQLLELAWQARNSSNFTQNR, from the coding sequence ATGAAAACCAGATATACGAATTCCTCTACCCCAACCCTAGAAGCTTTACCGGAATGTACCGATATGAATGTTCGCCCTTCACAGCAAGAGTCCGAAATGGATAGGGAAACTCTCGCCCAGGAAATCGTGAAACAATTGCAGGCTCAAATCCAGTCTGAGGGCGGGGTAAAAATATCTAAAGCCTCTGTGGGGACAGTGGCAGACCGAATTGCTAAAGAGGTGGAAAGAATTTGCCGCCAAAGTTCGCGCATCCAAAAATCGGGCCAGATTCGCTCTTGGCAACTGAACTTGGCGCGGCATCGGTTGCAAAAGTGTCTGACATACTACAATCTGGGTTCTAAACAAGGCCGCGTCGAACTGCACAGTACTCTGGGTGCGATCGTTTATCGCTACATTACGCCGATGCGTCAGCAATTAAGCTTCCAAGCTCGCTATCACCTGATCGAGGACTTCCTACAAGGCTTTTTTATGGAGTCTCTCAAAGCTTTCCGCAGAGAAACAGAACTCCCAGAAGACTATACTCCTCGCACTTCGCTGGAAGTTGCCGAGTACTTATCATTCACCGAGCAATATGCCAGACGCCGGATTAATCTGGGCAAGAGTGCTACTCAACAGTTAATTGTACTGCGTGCCCAAGCTTTTTCCCGCCGCCAGCCAGCGGAGACGACGATGGATATGGAACTGGCTGCCGAATCTCCTAAAAGTGAAGACGCTCAAACTCAACGACGCGACCCTGCAATGCAACAGGTGCGTGCTTCTATGGTAAGTCAGACAACCGATCCGGCTCTTGCGGTGTTGCGCGATCGCCTGATCTCGGAATTGATACAATACTTAGAATCCCAAGGTCAATCCGACTGCATTGATTACCTAACCTTAAAACTGCAAGACCTCTCTGCAATGGAAATCGACGATGTTCTTGGTTTGTCTTCCCGTCAGCGCGACTACTTACAACAGCGTTTTAAGTACCATGTGGAAAAATTTTCCCGCATCCACCAATGGCAATTAGTGCATGAATGGTTAGGTGCGGATCTGGATCGAAAGCTGGGGATGAACTCTCAGCAGTGGTCAGCGTTTTGGCAGAAACTTACGCCACAGCAGCAGCAATTGTTGCAACTCAAACGGGACGGCGCTAGCTTGAGCGCGATCGCCACTGCTCTCAAATGGACTCCCAAACAGGTGGAAAAGCGTTGGTCTCAGCTTTTGGAACTAGCTTGGCAAGCTCGTAACAGCAGTAACTTTACTCAAAATCGGTAG
- a CDS encoding PHP domain-containing protein, whose amino-acid sequence MPVNVQKSNSAQLANGEILGIKEVFKTINAESCPRYFNFHMHTICSDGNLKPEELIEQAIAIGLKGLAITDHHTVRGYEVAKSCLDYKKKQRHPDDSDNDLPHLWTGVEITSNLLGTEVHILGYAFDPEHPSILTYLLGERPLDVEAEAGNAIAAIHQAGGLAVLAHPARYRLKAAQLIPEAARLGIDGVETYYAYNNPSPWRPSPEQTQQVQQLSATYGLLNTCGTDTHGLNLLQRL is encoded by the coding sequence ATGCCAGTCAATGTTCAGAAATCAAATTCAGCCCAGCTAGCAAATGGGGAAATATTAGGAATAAAGGAAGTATTCAAGACAATTAACGCGGAGAGCTGTCCGCGTTATTTCAACTTCCATATGCACACCATCTGCTCGGATGGCAACCTGAAGCCGGAAGAGTTGATCGAGCAAGCAATAGCGATCGGTCTCAAAGGGCTTGCCATCACAGATCACCACACCGTTCGCGGTTACGAGGTGGCTAAAAGCTGCTTAGATTACAAGAAGAAGCAAAGGCACCCCGATGATTCTGACAACGATCTACCTCACCTGTGGACTGGGGTGGAAATCACCTCTAACCTCCTGGGAACTGAAGTTCACATTCTCGGTTATGCTTTCGACCCAGAACACCCCTCTATCCTTACCTATTTGCTAGGTGAACGTCCCTTGGATGTCGAAGCAGAAGCAGGTAATGCGATCGCAGCCATTCATCAGGCTGGTGGCTTGGCGGTACTGGCTCACCCAGCTCGTTATCGGCTCAAGGCTGCCCAACTGATCCCAGAAGCCGCTCGCCTGGGAATCGATGGCGTCGAAACCTACTACGCCTACAACAATCCCAGCCCTTGGCGTCCCAGTCCAGAACAAACCCAACAGGTGCAACAGTTAAGCGCAACTTACGGATTGTTAAATACTTGCGGCACCGATACTCACGGTCTTAACTTGCTACAGCGCCTCTAG